The Devosia sp. genome segment AGGTGAAGCCGACCGGCGGATTGTCCTGGCCGAGCGCGCCGACCGCGGCGTTGACGTCATCGGTCGAGGATACAAGGATCAGGTCGTTTTCAAACAGGTCGACAATGAACTGCTGGCCGGCATTTTCGACGCCGTCATCGAGGGCGATGGGCGAGCCGAACTGAGCCTCATAGGCGCTGGCCATTTCATCCGAGCGCAGCACGATTTCGGTCATCAGGTCGAGATAGTCTCCGCGCTGCAGCGGATCCACCATGATGACGCGGCCGGTCCAGTCGGGCGTGGTGAGTTCCCATAGATTGCTGACTGGCGCGCCGTCGGGATTGGCTTCCTCATTGTACATCAGCACCTTGGTCGACAGGCGCTGGGCGAGGAGCGGCTCGCGCTCCTTGGTATCGAGCAACGGCACGACACGTGGCGGCACATAGGGCGTGACAAGGCCGGGGCCGAGCAGTTCAGCAAAAACCACCGGGGCATCCGAAATATACACCACGTCGGCGCTGGCGATCCCGGCAGCCGCTTCGGCCTTGAGGCGGGTGATCTGTTCGGTCGAGCTCATGTCGTGGCTGACCATGTCGATTCCAGGATAGGCGGCTTCGAATGCGGCCTCGACTGCGGCGATGCGGCTGGTAAAGGCATAAACCGTGACTGTGCCTTCTGCCTGCGCAAGCGGCAGCAAGTCTTCGGCGCTCATCGCGTCGAGTGCGGGATCATATGACTGCGCCAGTGCCGGGGTCGCCAATGCGACGAAAGCCGTGGAAAGCAGAAGCAGTTTCTTGTCCATTTTTTCCTCCTCAGGATGGTGCCCCATGCACCCATTTGACGCAAATCCACTTGCACAACTAATATAACATGCATGTGAACTTGCAGGATTTAGGCGTGCAAGATCCTCTTCTCGCGCTGCCCCTAGTCGAAAGCGTCGATCAGTTGCCCCAGTGTTTCGAGGCGTTCAAGTGAAGCGGTCGTATTCTCGTTGACCATCGCCAGCACAAGGCCATTGCAGATCGCCATGGGCACGGTGAGTGTCTGGAACGCATCTTTCGATCCAGCGCGCGGCGCGAACAGAAGATGGTCGGCGGCCGGCACCAGTGACGGCCCGACGCTGCCGGAAACCATGACAGATTTGGCGCCGAGTGCGCGCGCATGATTGAGCAGAGCCGCCAGATGCCGGGGCTGCCGCCGGAAGGCAAAGGCGATTATGGCATCGTCGCTGGTCATGCCAACGATCTGCTCAGCGATGTCGCGTCCTTCGCCGTGCAGCATGACGGTATTGAGACCCATGCGGCGCAGGCGACGGTCGACCAGCACCGCGAGCGCGGCGGCATTGCCGCGCGCAAACACAAATATCCGGCGCGCTTTGTACAGGTCGCGGGCCGCGCCCAGCAGGCGAGCGTCGTCGACATAGTGCTGCAAGTTTGCCAGCGCCTCGATTTCACGCGCGACCAGATCAGTCAGAAAGCCCGCCTCGGACGTCTGCTGCAGGGTATTGCGCACGCGTGTCGCCGGATCGGTGCGGACAATGAACTCGTCCTGGATTGCTGTGCGGAACCCGGCAAAGTTGGGATAGCCAAGCTTCTTTGCGAGCCTGGACACCGTGGCCTCGTGTACGCCGATGCGCTGTGCCAGATTGTTCGCGGTCCCCAGCGCAATGTCGCGGGGGCTGGCGATCACCTGCTTGATCAGCAATTGTTCAGCAGGCGTCAGCGAATCGGCTGCGTCCTTGACGCGATCCAGCACAGACATCGGTTCCTCCAATGGAATGCCAACTTAAGGTTGTGCATGAAAAATTGCAACAACTAAATGATATGCAAGTTTTCTTGCGTTGCAGGCCTGTCAACCTGGCGCCCGGCATCGGGTAGGGCAGGCGAGTGCCGCGTGGGTGTCAGCCTGGCATTGAGCTGAGGTGGGACAATAGCTCGGCCACGTTGTGGGCATTGTATTTCTTGAGGAGGCGCGCCCGGTAACTCTCCACCGTGCGTGGGGAAATATCGAGCGTGCGGGCGATTTCCTTTGATGTGCGGCCTTCGCCCAGATGCATGACGATCTGCCGTTCGCGGCCTGACAGATTGAGCACATTGCGGGTTTCCGACAGGTCGGCAAAGCTCCAGACCGCACGGCGCAGCGGATCGTCGTCGCGGGTCAGTGAATGGCCACGCACCCGGCACCAGAAAAGGGTGCCATTCTTGCGAGCCATGATGCGCTCGTCCGAGTAGCGATTGGTGCGTTTGAGGGGTTCCACTCCGACATCGCGGATACGCTCGAACTCTTCCATCGACGGATAGAGGATGGCGAAGGATTTCTCGATCAACTCATCCGGGCCATAGCCAAACATCGCGGCAAAGGCCGGATTGCAGCCTTTGATGACGCGGCTTTCGGTGACCACCAGGCCGATCGGCGCATTCTCGAAGGCCAGAAGGCCAAGCTCATGTGGATCGATCATGTGGTGTGTTTCTACGGTATTGTCCGTGGTCGAGGGGCTCAAGAATAATAGCCAGCAATTCGCTCCGCGCCAGTCAAAGCCGAAACCGGCACGCCGGGGCGAACCAGAGGAGAGGCATTTGGCGGGATGTGATTCCGCCCGGGTGTCACTGGGATTGCAGAGGGTTGGACCGGGCGCGAGGCGCCGGGAAAGACCCAAGTGGGAGGAAAGACATGAAGACCATTCTGGCCGCATTGGCCCTTTCGACGGCGCTGACAGGGGGTGCCCTGGCGCAGGATGCGGCGCGCATTGCGCTGCTGCACGGCCTGTCGGGTTCGCCGCTTGAAGCCTATTCCAAGCAGACCCATACGGGGTTCGAAATGGGGCTTGAATACGCGACCGGCGGCACGATGCAGGTCAAGGGCAAGCCCATTGAGCTGATCATCAAGGATACCCAGTTCAAACCCGATATTGCCCGGGCGCTCTTGGCGGAAGCCTATGGCGACGACGATGCGCTGATCGCAGTGGGCGACACGTCGTCTGGCGTGGCGCTCTCCATGTTGCCGGTTGCCGAGGAATATGAGCGCATCCTCCTGGTCGAGCCGGCCGTGGCCGATGGCCTCACGGGGGCGGACTCGAACCGCTACGTGTTCAAGACGTCACGCAATTCCTCCATGGACATGCAGGCGCAAGCCCTGGCGCTGGCGCCGGACGAAAATCTCTACGTCGCCACCCTGGCGCAGGATTATGCCTTTGGCCGCGATGGTGTGGCAGCTTTCAAGGCGGCGCTTGAGGGCACCGGGGCGAACCTGGTAGCGGAAGAATATGTGCCGCAACAGACAACGGACTTCACCGCCACGATCGAGCGGCTGTTCAATGCGCTCAAGGATCAGCCGGGCCGCAAGGTGATCATGATCTACGTGGCGGGCATCGACGCGATGACGCCGCTCGCCTCCGCCGACCCGGGGCGGTTTGAGATCGAGCTTTCGACCGGTGGCAATATCCTGCCGGCCTTGGCGGCCTACAAGCAGGTGCCAGGCATGGAAGGGGCGATCTACTACTACTACGAAGCGCCCGACAACGAGGTGAATGACTGGCTGGTCGAGGAGCACATGGCGCGCTTTGGCACGCCGCCGGACTTCTTTACTGCCGGCGGCATGGCTTCGGCCATGGCGGTGGTCAAGGCGCTCGAAACCGCACCGGATTGGGAAACCGAGACGCTGATCGAGACCATGGAGGGCATGAGCTTCGAAACGCCCAAGGGCACCATGACCTTCCGGCCTGAAGATCATCAGGCGCTCCAGGACATGTATCACTTCAAGATCAAGGTCGAGGACGGCGTCGATTGGGCCATCCCCGAACTGGTCCGGGTAATCGCTGCCGACGAGATGGATATTCCGGTCGGCCGCAACAACCAGGAATAGACTGCGCCAAACGCAGCCTTGACGATGCGCCCGGCGGGGTTCCTCCTCCCCGCCGGACGTGTCCTTCACATGGGGATCCCGTGAACACTTCGCCTTCCATCCGCACTGAAAACCTGACCATCCGCTTTGGCGGGCATGCTGCGGTGAACAACGTCACCTGTGCCTTTCATCCGGGCGAACTCACCGTGATTGTCGGGCCCAACGGGGCAGGCAAGACCACGTGGTTCAATCTGGTTTCAGGGCAGTTGAGGCCGACTTCGGGCAGGATATTTCTCGGCGAGAAAGAGATATCCGCGCTGTCACCATCGGACCGGGCCAAGGCGGGGATCGGCCGGGCGTTTCAGCTGACCAATCTTTTCCCAAAGCTCACGGTTTTCGAGAATGTCCGGCTGGCTGTGCAGGCGCGTGCGCGGCAGGGGCATCGGATGTTTGCGCGAGCCGGATCGCTGAAGGGGCTGGCCGGCAAGGCCATGAACTATCTGGAACAAACCAATCTGGCAGCGCTTGCCGATCTGCCGGCCTCGGCGCTGCCGCACGGGGACCAGCGCAAGCTCGAAGTCGCGATGCTGCTTGCCATGGAGCCGGATATTTTCATGTTCGACGAGCCGACGGCAGGCATGTCGGTGGACGAGGCACCTGTAATTCTCGACCTCATCGCGCAAATCAAAAAGGACACCACGCGGACCGTGCTCCTGGTCGAGCACAAGATGGATGTGGTCCGCGCATTGGCCGACCGGATCGTGGTGCTGCACAATGGCGAACTGGTGGCCGATGGCGATCCGGGCGAGGTGATGGCGCTTGACCTGGTGCGCGACATTTACCTCGGCGTCGGCGCCGAGGAGGTGGCGTGATGGCCCCCATCCTCTCACTCAGCGGCGTTCACACCAATATCGCACAATATCAGATCCTGCATGGCGTCAGCCTCGACGTGCCCGAAGGAGGCGTGCATGTGATCCTCGGGCGCAATGGTGCAGGCAAGACCACGACCCTGCGTACCATCATGGGCCTCTGGAAGGCGCGGCAGGGCGAAATCCAGTTTCGCGGCACCGATATTACCCGTCTTGCCACGCCGGACATCGCGCGGTTGGGCATCGCCTTCGTGCCGGAAAATATGGGCATCTTCGGCGGTCTCACCGTCGAGGAGAACATGCGGCTGGCCTCCAATACCGGCAGTTTCGATGCAGACCGGCTCGAACGCATTTATTCCATTTTTCCGGCCATCAAGCAGTTCTGGCAAAAGCCGGCGCACGCCCTTTCGGGCGGACAGAAGCAGATGTTGGCCGTTTCGCGCGCCATTGTCGAAAAGCGCGACCTTATCCTGATCGACGAGCCGACAAAGGGCCTGGCGCCCTCGATCATCCGCAACATGATCGCGGCGTTTCGCGAGATCGCTGAGGAGACCACCATTCTGCTGGTCGAACAGAATTTCCACTTTGCCAGTGCGCTGGGGCAGAGCGTCGCGGTGATCGACGACGGTCGCATCGTCCATAGCGGATCGATGAGCGAACTCGTCAATGATCCGGCTTTGCAGAGCCGTTTCCTCAGCCTGTCGCTCGAAGCCCATTGAGGAGAGCATGACCGATACTTCGCTTCCATTTCGGGCCAGGGTTTCGGCCGGAATCGACCGCTTTGGCGGCGTTCTGCTGCTGCCCTTCGCCCTGGCAGGCATCGCCCTGCTTCTCATCGGCCAGCCCTCGACCTGGGCGACGCTGACCATTGCCGGGCTTGCCATGGGCATGATGATCTTCCTCATGGCCTCTGGCCTGTCGCTGATCTTCGGGCTCATGGATGTTCTGAATTTCGGTCATTCGGCCTTTGTCACTGCCGGCGCCTTCATCGGTGCGACCGTTTTGGGTTGGCTGGGCTTCTGGGTCACGGGGGGCAATCCGGCCCTCAATCTCACAGGCCTCCTATTGGCCATTGCGGCAGCGACGATCTTCGGGGGGCTGGCAGGCTGGTTCTTCGAGCGCGTGGTTATCAAGCCCGTCTATCAGGACCACCTGCGGCAAATCCTGATCACCGTCGGTGCGCTGATCGTCGCCGAGGAATTGATCCTGCTCATCTGGGGTGGGGCGCCCATTCCCGTGCCGCGTCCGGCGGTGCTGACGGGTTCAATCATCCTGGGCGGGGTTTCGGTCGAGATTTACCGCATCTTCGCCTTCGCACTGGGGCTGATCGTCTATATCGCCATGCATATCGTGCTCAACCGCACGCGATTGGGCCTTCTGATCCGGGCAGGCGTCGAGAACCGCGAAATGGTCGAGGCGCTGGGCTTTCGCATCGACCGCTTGTTCATCCTGGTCTTCATGGCCGGATCGGCACTGGCCGCCATGGGTGGGGCGATGTGGGCAGGATATCAGGGTCTGATCACCGCGGCCCTGGGATCGGAAATGATGATCCTGGTCTTCATCGTCGTCATCATTGGCGGCCTTGGTTCGATCCAGGGCTCGCTGTTAGGCGCAATCCTGGTTGGCCTCATGGCCAATTACGTGGCCTTCCTCGTTCCGAAAATGGCGCTGGCCTCCAACATGCTCCTGATGATGGCCATACTGCTCTGGCGGCCCTATGGGCTGTTGCCGGCAGTCAAGCGGTGAGGCGGCGATGACCATGGCACAAACCAATCCCGCACTGGCCTCGACCGATTTGCGCAAGGCAGCGCGAACAGGCCGTCCTGCCGCGCGCCTCGTTGTCTATGGGGTCGTCTTCCTCATCGGGTTGGCGCTGGCCTTCGCGCCCTTCCTGTTCCCCGATATCCGCAGCCAGGAAGTGGCGGCGCGCATCTGCGTCTTCATTGTGCTGGTTGCCAGCTACGATCTGCTCATCGGCTATACCGGCATCGTGTCCTTCGCCCATACCATGTTCTTCGGTCTGGGCGCCTATGGCACGGCCATTGCGCTCAAGACCATGGGGCCGGGTTTTGAGGCCATCCTGGTGGGTGGCGGGCTCGGGATTGTCGCCGCCCTCGTCCTGGCGCTGCTGATCGGGCTCCTTTCGCTGCGGGTCAAAGCCATATTCTTCGCCATGGTGACGCTGTCGGCCGCCTCGGTGATGATGGTTCTGGCCAGCCAACTCTCGGACTTTACCGGCGGTGAGGATGGCATCACCTATTCCATCCCGAAGCTCTTTTCGCCTGCCACCGAGTTGCTGACCGATGCTGATGGCAAGGCCCTGCGTGTGTTTGGCGTGGCTCTCAACGGCAAGCTGGCGCTCTACTATTTTGTCTTCATCTCAGCTCTGGTCCTGTTCCTCGCGATGATGCGCGTGGTTGCCTCTCCGCTAGGCTCAGTGTTGCAGGCCATCCGCGAGAATGAGATGCGTGCCGAGGCGATCGGCTATCGGGTGGTGTTCTACCGCACGACCATTTTCTGCATCGCCGCCGGGATTGCGGCCAGTGCCGGCATACTGCGCGCCGTATGGCTCAAATATACCGGGCCAGATGTCGTGCTCTCGTTCGATATCATGATCGACATCCTGCTCATGGTTGTGATCGGTGGCATGGGCACCATGCTTGGTGCCGTCATCGGCGTCGTCCTGATGACGCTGGCGCAATACTACCTCAAGGACCTCATGGCCCTGGGCGCCGAGGCGACCGCCAATATTCCGCTGGTACCCGACCTGCTCAATCCCGAACGCTGGCTGCTCTGGCTGGGTCTGGGGTTCATCCTGCTCGTTTATTTCTTCCCCTCGGGGATAGTCGGCACGCTTCTGGGCAAGGGAGGCCAGAAATGACCTCTCCGCGTTCCACCTTCATCACCGCCGCCGGCTTTGAAATGCACGTCACCGAATGGGGCGAGGTAACCAATCCCGCCCTGGTCATGTGGCACGGGCTGGCCCGCACCGGTCGCGACTTCGACGAGGCGGCGCGGGCATTGTCGTCCGATTATCTGGTGCTGTGCCCCGATACGCTGGGCCGGGGTCTCTCGGCCTGGGCCCAACGGGGCGCCGCCGACTACACCTTTGCCACCTATGGCGCCATGACCGAGGCCATGCTGGATCACTACGGGATCGAGCGGCTTCGCTGGGTGGGCACGTCTATGGGCGGGCTTCTTGGCATCACCCTCGCCGCCAGTCTCCTGCGTGACCGCATTACCCACCTGGTGATCAATGATGTTGGGCCCGACATCCCGCTCAACAGCGCCAAACGCATCGCGGACTATGTCGGCAACCCGCCGCTTTTCGATACGATGGGCGAATACGAGGTTTGGCTGAGGCGCACCTATGCGACCTTTGGCGACAATTCCGACGCCTTCTGGCGCCGTATGGTCGATACCTCCATGCGCCGCACTGATGCGGGCAAGGTGACGGTGCACTATGATCCGGCGATTGTGTCCACCATGGCGGAGAACAAGGCCGATCTCGATGTCTGGAATGCCTATGATGCGGTGGTTGCCCGGACCCTGCTCATTCGCGGCGAGAATTCCGATGTGCTGCCGCCCACCGTTGCCAGCGCCATGCGCATGCGTGGGCCATGTCCGCAACTGGTCACCGTGCCCGACTGCGGACATGCCCCAACGCTTTCCGATGAAAAACAGATCCAACTGCTGCGAACGTTCCTGCGGGGCTGAAGACGGCGGCAGAAGTTGGCTCCCCCACTCAGAGATTTACCAGACCGCTTAGCCGTCGGGAGTAGGCTGGTCTGTGGGGCGCCCGGCCATGGCCGGGCGCCCATGACGATTAGTGCGCGATCATTTCTTCGACGATCTCGTCGGCGCTGAGCGCGGACGGGTAGTAGGTCGGCCAGTTGGTCAATTCGTCCAGGAGGGCAGCGCGATCATTGCCCCAGTAGAGGTGATAGTGGCCTGCCTCCTGCGGTGCGATGGCGTGGTCGCTGAACTGAATGAACTTTGGAGCCGCCTCGTCACCCCCGGTCTTGGCAAAGATGAAGCGAACGCCGCGATTGCCCTTTTCGTAAGTCAGCACTTCATAGCCGTCATAGGCATATTGGGCCGCGGCAGGTTCACCTGTACCGAAGAAGGTGACGGTATCGCCTTCGATGGTGATCCGGTTGACGTCCGTCTTGTAGCCAACATCGTAATAGGCGGTGTACTCCTCGGCCGTCATCGTGCCAGCCTCGGCCTTGTGTTCCATCACCGGGGCGAGTGTGCCTTCGAGCAGCAGCGGATAGACCGACTGCCAATCACCCTCCCAGTCGGAAAGGGTCCGGTCCGCAATCTGGCTGTCCTCGAAGTAGCCCTGATAAACCTTGTCGTCGTGATCGTGGCCGTGCCCTGCGTGGTCATGGTCGTGATCTTCGCCATTGTCGTGATCCGCACCTGAGCCTCCAACGGCGACAAGGTTGAACGGCTTGCCCTCGACGGCGATCTCGCCGTCCTCGACAAAGCTCTCGGCATCGATGACATGCAGCTTTCCGGCCAGCGGGTCGCTGACATAGATGTGGTCGCCGGCGACGGCGACGCGCGGACGCGGATCGCTCCAGTGACCGTCCATGGAATAGGGCTCTGTCAGGGCGAGCGAGTTGGTGATCTCCCCGGCAATGACGTCAAGCTGGTGAAGCTGGCCATCTTCAGTGAACACATAGGCAAAGCGGGGCCGCACGGGGTCAACCACGAAGTGGACGCGGCGGGTCGGCAGGTCGACGAGGCGATAGGGTTCGTCGGCCTCCGGTTCAATGAGCGAAACCGTGTCCGCGTCCCAATTGCCTAGGAAATACTGCAGGCCCCGGCCACCGATAATGGTCGAAACGCGACCTTCGCCCAAGCCTTCCTGGAACGGCAGCAGTTCGGCGTGCGGCTGGCCGCCCACTTCGGAGATCACCAGAATGCCGCCCTCGCAGCCGCCGATGACGCCCAGATTGCCCGAGAAGGCTTCGCCGTGGAGGCCAACGCATTCGACCACGTCACCGACCGGATTGCCTTCGGCATCGACGATCTGCACGCCTGCGACTGAGCCATCACCCTCGGGGTTCCAGACGGAAACCACCGAATAGTCATGGTAAGGCACAACGACGCCATGATGCGGCGCATTGGCCTTGACCTCGGTGAACTCGGCGTGGCTTTCGAGCGCGTCCCTTTCGCTGAAGACGCGGGCGATGCCCTCGCCATCGAAGAAGGCGGCGAAATGGCCGTCATGTTCGACGAAATGCGAGGGGCTCTGGCCTTCGACCGCAAACCCGGGCAGACCCGGTTCGGACACCGAAATATCGGCATGGTCGCCGTGGTCATCGAGGCGGATGCCGCTCGAAATGGCGGTCACCGTGTTAGCGGCGCCCTGCACGGCATAGACAGTGGCGCCGCTCTCGCTGCGATAAAGGCTTGCCGGACCCGCGATGTCGAAGTGGGTCAGTTCCTCATTGGTGAGCGCGTCAAAGACATGCACGATCGGTTCGGCATGGTCGGAAACGAAGAGGCGCCAGGCGGTGACACCTTCCTCGGCCAGTGCGGTACCGCCGAGCCCTGCACTCAGCGCCAGGGCGGAAACACCCAAAGCCAGTTTTTTCATTGCTTTTCTCCAGTTGGATAGGGGGGACGACGCACCCCGCGCCGTCAGGGGACGCTCACCCGGCCGCAATGGCTTGGGTGATCGTGGAAACATTGCTGCGCATCATCTCGACATCGGTCGGCGCCGGGGCACCGGGCTCGGACAGCGCGTCTGAACAGCACGCGGCGCCCAAATCTGGCCCGCGCGAAACCCAAAACAAATGATATAACAGAACAGACTTGGGCCAGCTTTGGGCGCGATACATGGCAAAGTCCGGTCAAGCGGTGCTATGCGCCGCGCGCGGCGCGAGGGTGGAAATAACGTCGCCCGGCCCGCAAGGATCGAGATGGCATAGGCGGCGCCGGTCAGAGACTGTCTCGCTTGCAGCCTGCAAGGCGATCCAGAATCCGGCTCGAAAGTTGTGACGTTATTACATTACGTTTTGTCGCTGGCAAGACCGGAATTGATGTGAACAGCGCGTGGCTCTCGCGCCGAACCAACACCAGGTTTGAACCCTGCTGCTCGCTGCCGGGGTGCTTGTTCCGAGCTTCTTCGCCCCGGCGGCCGAAGTATGGGCAAGACCAGCCACTATCAAAAGTCGCTGGAAAGCTTGCTGCGGACGCCCAGGCCTGGCGGCCCTAGCCGTGGAGATATCGGCGCATGCAATAGAGCAGCGTTGCCCGCTCTTCGTTCTCGCGAATGTTGACGACGCGTCCGAAGAGAACCCGGTGGGTTGCCTCATCGACCGCATTGGTCAGTTCGCATTCGAAATTGACCGATGCATTGGCGAGCAGAGGAGCGCCGGTGAGGCCCGTTCCCCATTCGCCATGCGCGAAGCGGTCCGTGCTCGATATCTTGCCACCGAACACGTCTGAGATCTCTTCCTGGCCGGGCATCAGGGTGTTGACGCAGAAATGGCGGGCCCCGTCGAAGGCCGGGAATGAGGAACTCGACCGGTTGATGCAGACGAGCAGTGTCGCCGGGGAGTCGCTGACGCTGCAAACCGCCGAGGCGGTAAAGCCATAGCGCTTGCCATCCGAAAGCGTGGTGACGACACTCACGGCCGAGCCGAGCCGCGACATGCCATTGCGATAGGTGGCCTTGTCGACGATGTCGAAACGATGGTTCAGCATGGTCATGGCGGTCTCTCGAAAACTTGCAGGATGGACGAGGCCGAAGCCTTGCCACATCCAGCGATGGTAATTGGGCGCAGCAAGGCACCCGGCGGCCGCGGACGACCGTCGTTAGATTGCAGAAGGTGAAATCTAGTATTCCCCGCCGTGCCCATGGGGCAGGGCGGTGGGCATCATCCCATGAGTTCTTTGCGCACGATTGCCGCGCCGGCGCTCAGGGCATTGAGCTTGCCGGTGGCTACCTTGCGTGACAGCGGCGCCATGCCGCAATTGGTTGCCGGATAGAGATTGGCCGCATCGACGAACTGCAACGCTTTGCGCAGCGTATCGGCCACTTGTTCGGGCGTCTCGACGGTGTTGGTGGCCACATCGATGGCGCCGACCATGACCTTCTTGCCGCGAATGAGCTCGATCAGGTCCATGGGGACATGCGAGTTCTGGCATTCGAGCGAGACCATGCCGATGCTCGACTTCTGCAGCTTGGGGAAGGTGTTTTCATACTGGCGCCACTCTGCCCCCAGCGTGTTCTTCCAATCCGTATTGGCCTTGATGCCGTAGCCGTAGCAGATGTGCACGGCGGTCTGACACTTGAGACCCTCGGCCGCACGCTCCAGCGTGGCGATGCCCCAGTCATTCACTTCATCGAAGAACACGTTGAAGGCTGGCTCATCGAACTGGATGATGTCGACGCCTGCGGCTTCGAGTTCCCTGGCTTCCTCGTTGAGGATTTTTGCAAACTCCCAGGCCAGTTTTTCGCGGCTTTTGTAGTGCGCGTCATAGAGCGTATCGATCATCGTCATCGGGCCAGGCAGGGCCCATTTGATGGGCTGGCTGGTCTGCTTGCGCAGGAATTTTGCATCTTCGACAAAGACCGGCCGCGGACGCGACACGGCGCCGACGACCGTGGGCACGCTTGCATCGTAGCGATTGCGAATGCGGACCGTTTCGCGCTTCTCGAAGTCGACGCCATCGAGATGCTCAATGAAAGTGGTGACGAAGTGCTGGCGCGTCTGCTCGCCGTCGCTGACGATATCGATGCCCGCTTGGCTTTGATCGGCGAGGGTCACACGCAGGGCATCCTGCTTGCCCTCGATCAGTTCATCGCCCTCCAGTTTCCAGGGGGACCAGAGTTTTTCCGGTTGCGCCAACCAGGAGGGTTTGGGCAGGCTGCCGGCGGTTGAGGTGGGAAGCAACTTGTTCAAGATGGTATGACCTTGTCTGTCTGTGTCGATCAGGCGGCGCAGCTCGCCGACCACTGCTCAAGAATGGCCTTGTGCGGCTTGATGAAATGCTCTTCGGCAAACTTGCCCTGCTCGACCCCCAGCCGGCTGCGCTCTTCGCGGTCGTAGACGATGCGGGTGGTCGAAAAGTCCTGGTGCTTGAGGTTGGGCTGGTAGATCGCCCCGGCAACGGAATTGGCGTTGTAGATTTCGGGACGATAGATTCGCTGAAATGTCTCCATCGTGCTGATCGTACTGATCAATTCGAGATTGGTGTAGTCGCCCAGAAGGTCGCCCGCGAAATAAAAGGCCAGTGGCGCAACGCTGCCTTCGGGCATGAAGAAGCGCACTTTTAGACCCATCTTGCCGAAATACTGGTCCGTCGACGAGGGCTCGTCCTGCAGATATTCGGTGCCCATGATCGGGTGATGGTTTTCTGCACGGCGATAGGTTCTGCT includes the following:
- a CDS encoding flavin reductase — translated: MTMLNHRFDIVDKATYRNGMSRLGSAVSVVTTLSDGKRYGFTASAVCSVSDSPATLLVCINRSSSSFPAFDGARHFCVNTLMPGQEEISDVFGGKISSTDRFAHGEWGTGLTGAPLLANASVNFECELTNAVDEATHRVLFGRVVNIRENEERATLLYCMRRYLHG
- a CDS encoding methionine synthase gives rise to the protein MNKLLPTSTAGSLPKPSWLAQPEKLWSPWKLEGDELIEGKQDALRVTLADQSQAGIDIVSDGEQTRQHFVTTFIEHLDGVDFEKRETVRIRNRYDASVPTVVGAVSRPRPVFVEDAKFLRKQTSQPIKWALPGPMTMIDTLYDAHYKSREKLAWEFAKILNEEARELEAAGVDIIQFDEPAFNVFFDEVNDWGIATLERAAEGLKCQTAVHICYGYGIKANTDWKNTLGAEWRQYENTFPKLQKSSIGMVSLECQNSHVPMDLIELIRGKKVMVGAIDVATNTVETPEQVADTLRKALQFVDAANLYPATNCGMAPLSRKVATGKLNALSAGAAIVRKELMG
- a CDS encoding alpha/beta hydrolase; amino-acid sequence: MTSPRSTFITAAGFEMHVTEWGEVTNPALVMWHGLARTGRDFDEAARALSSDYLVLCPDTLGRGLSAWAQRGAADYTFATYGAMTEAMLDHYGIERLRWVGTSMGGLLGITLAASLLRDRITHLVINDVGPDIPLNSAKRIADYVGNPPLFDTMGEYEVWLRRTYATFGDNSDAFWRRMVDTSMRRTDAGKVTVHYDPAIVSTMAENKADLDVWNAYDAVVARTLLIRGENSDVLPPTVASAMRMRGPCPQLVTVPDCGHAPTLSDEKQIQLLRTFLRG